One window from the genome of Leuconostoc suionicum encodes:
- the rnjA gene encoding ribonuclease J1: MTYSVDIKPNEVAVYALGGLGEIGKNTYGIEYQNEIIVVDAGIKFPEDELLGIDYVIPDYTYLVDNIDRVKALVITHGHEDHIGAIAYFLQAVNVPVYAGPLAMALIKNKLEEKQMLNRVELHEITDGSVLEFDQLSVEFFRTTHSIPDVFGVAVHTPVGTIVETGDFKFDLTPTTKQPPNLWSMSRIGENGVLLMMSDSTNAERPEWTKSEAWVAKSVNHIFDKIQHGRIIFATFASNMNRVRMATDAAIAHGRKIAVFGRSMESAVTNGRALGYLNIPDDMLVEQSEIKHIPDDELLILSTGSQGEPMAALARIAEGTHKQIRLKPKDNVIFSSSPIPGNTASVNAVINKLQEGGANVIYGKVNNIHTSGHGGQEEEKLMIALLKPKFFMPVHGEYRMLKVHASLAHELEVPEDHTFILENGDVLALDGENARVAGHFPGDDTYIDGSGIGDIGSVVLHDRQKLSQDGLVVVTATIDLKKKEILSGPDILSRGFVYMRESGELINEGRRVIFSTMRRVMNSSNNSESDIRQAVIDDLSRFLFKETARKPMIMPMLILV, encoded by the coding sequence ATGACATATTCTGTAGATATCAAACCTAACGAAGTCGCAGTTTATGCGCTAGGCGGTTTAGGCGAGATTGGTAAGAACACGTATGGTATCGAGTATCAAAATGAAATTATCGTCGTCGACGCGGGCATTAAGTTCCCAGAAGACGAATTGCTCGGTATTGATTACGTTATTCCTGACTATACTTATTTAGTTGATAATATCGATCGCGTTAAAGCACTGGTTATCACCCACGGACACGAAGACCACATCGGTGCAATCGCCTACTTTTTACAAGCTGTTAATGTTCCAGTATACGCTGGCCCATTAGCAATGGCATTAATTAAGAACAAACTCGAAGAAAAACAGATGCTTAATCGCGTCGAACTTCATGAAATTACTGATGGATCAGTACTGGAATTTGATCAGTTAAGTGTCGAGTTTTTCCGTACTACCCACTCTATCCCTGATGTATTTGGTGTAGCTGTACACACACCTGTTGGTACTATTGTCGAAACTGGTGACTTTAAGTTTGACCTGACACCTACTACTAAACAGCCACCTAACCTTTGGTCCATGTCCCGTATCGGTGAAAATGGCGTCTTACTCATGATGAGTGATTCAACCAATGCTGAGCGCCCTGAATGGACAAAGTCAGAAGCATGGGTAGCAAAATCTGTTAACCATATATTTGATAAAATTCAACATGGACGTATTATATTTGCAACGTTTGCTTCTAATATGAACCGTGTTCGCATGGCTACAGATGCAGCTATTGCACATGGGCGTAAGATTGCGGTATTTGGTCGTTCAATGGAATCAGCTGTTACTAATGGCCGTGCCCTGGGATATCTAAATATCCCTGATGACATGCTGGTCGAACAATCAGAAATCAAACATATTCCTGACGATGAATTGCTTATTCTATCAACTGGTTCTCAAGGTGAGCCAATGGCTGCCTTAGCACGAATTGCTGAAGGAACACATAAGCAAATTCGTTTGAAGCCAAAAGACAATGTTATTTTCTCCTCTTCCCCAATTCCGGGTAATACGGCATCCGTAAACGCTGTTATTAATAAATTACAAGAAGGTGGCGCTAATGTCATCTATGGTAAAGTTAATAACATCCACACTTCTGGTCACGGTGGTCAAGAAGAAGAAAAGTTAATGATTGCTTTGTTGAAGCCTAAATTCTTCATGCCTGTTCACGGTGAATATCGTATGTTAAAGGTCCACGCTTCATTAGCACATGAGCTAGAAGTACCAGAAGACCATACTTTCATTTTAGAAAATGGTGATGTCTTAGCTCTTGATGGTGAAAATGCACGAGTTGCTGGACATTTCCCTGGCGATGACACATACATTGACGGCTCAGGAATCGGTGATATCGGTTCAGTTGTGTTACATGATCGTCAAAAACTGTCACAAGATGGCTTAGTTGTTGTTACAGCAACAATCGATTTGAAAAAGAAAGAAATTCTATCTGGACCAGATATCCTATCTCGTGGTTTTGTCTACATGCGTGAGTCAGGTGAACTTATTAACGAAGGTCGACGTGTTATTTTCAGTACCATGCGACGTGTTATGAACAGCTCAAATAATAGTGAGTCAGATATTCGTCAAGCTGTAATCGATGATTTATCTCGTTTCTTATTCAAAGAAACAGCTCGCAAACCAATGATTATGCCAATGCTAATTTTGGTTTAA
- a CDS encoding LOG family protein: MKISSIGVFMGSQSGNDPQYIEAAEELGKRIALKKIKLVFGAGKDGLMGATARSAMEAGGSVLGISPRNLAEEAVEASEITQLIEVNTMTDRKQLLMDNSDVFIVLPGGFGTLEEIAQVISWSKIHLHDKPLALFNVNGFYDKFWAWLNEVYEDGFVSEHDMRCIQMFDSIDAMFEYLENFEG, from the coding sequence ATGAAAATTTCATCTATTGGCGTTTTTATGGGATCACAATCGGGTAATGACCCACAGTATATAGAGGCAGCAGAAGAACTTGGTAAAAGGATTGCTCTGAAAAAAATCAAGTTGGTTTTTGGTGCAGGGAAAGATGGCTTAATGGGTGCCACCGCGAGAAGTGCCATGGAAGCCGGTGGTTCAGTTCTAGGGATTTCACCTCGTAATCTTGCTGAGGAGGCAGTTGAGGCTTCAGAAATTACGCAGTTAATAGAGGTGAACACGATGACAGATCGTAAGCAACTATTAATGGATAATTCTGATGTTTTTATTGTGCTACCAGGTGGTTTTGGAACCTTAGAGGAGATAGCACAAGTTATCAGCTGGTCAAAAATTCATTTGCACGACAAACCGTTGGCACTTTTTAACGTTAACGGCTTCTATGATAAATTTTGGGCATGGTTAAATGAAGTTTACGAAGATGGTTTTGTAAGTGAACATGATATGAGATGTATTCAAATGTTTGATTCAATTGATGCAATGTTTGAGTATTTAGAAAATTTTGAAGGTTAA
- a CDS encoding LamB/YcsF family protein, producing MVQSLDIVSDLGEGFGSYQIADDDSLLKIVSSANIACGFHAGDPRTMASTVQKCILNNVAIGAHPSFPDRVGFGRRGMDLSALEVETDMLYQIGALSGFTKAFGGKLQHVTPHGKLGNFVVEDAKYANAVAEAIAKFDDSLIVVTLPGELAEAAKKKGLQIAYTIFADRAYNDDGSLVSRSHEGAVLHDSDTITKRVIRMVKEGKVTSITGQDIDVNGSSLLLHGDTAGSVQMAKEIKSALIANEIVIKNLAGSN from the coding sequence ATGGTACAAAGTTTAGATATTGTTTCAGATTTAGGCGAAGGTTTCGGTAGTTATCAAATCGCGGATGATGATAGTTTATTGAAAATTGTTTCTTCAGCAAACATTGCTTGTGGATTTCATGCAGGTGATCCACGAACCATGGCTAGCACTGTTCAAAAATGCATACTCAATAATGTCGCAATTGGTGCGCATCCTAGTTTTCCTGATCGGGTTGGTTTTGGACGACGTGGCATGGACTTATCCGCATTGGAAGTTGAAACTGACATGCTCTATCAAATAGGCGCTTTGAGTGGATTTACTAAGGCATTTGGGGGTAAATTACAGCATGTTACACCACATGGCAAGCTTGGCAATTTTGTTGTCGAAGATGCAAAATATGCTAATGCGGTTGCCGAAGCAATTGCAAAATTTGATGACTCCCTCATCGTTGTAACTTTACCTGGTGAACTCGCTGAAGCAGCCAAGAAAAAAGGACTCCAGATTGCCTATACAATTTTTGCGGATCGTGCTTACAATGATGACGGTTCATTGGTTAGTCGAAGTCATGAAGGTGCTGTTTTGCATGACAGCGATACTATCACTAAACGTGTTATTCGAATGGTAAAAGAAGGTAAAGTTACTTCCATAACCGGACAAGATATTGATGTCAATGGCAGTTCTCTTCTACTACACGGTGACACGGCTGGATCCGTGCAAATGGCCAAGGAAATAAAATCAGCATTAATCGCCAATGAAATAGTTATTAAAAATTTAGCAGGAAGTAATTAA
- a CDS encoding phage holin family protein produces the protein MTFNIDSNIAILVIVWLIVQVLKPTKINNHLLPLIAVIVGAIVATGLSFYTKDTKLVQDIVLGVWAGFASTGLNETATKSITSIIDGFANGFGKAEDKKTE, from the coding sequence ATATAGATTCAAATATCGCAATTCTAGTGATCGTATGGTTGATTGTTCAGGTGTTGAAACCTACTAAAATTAATAATCATCTGTTACCTTTGATTGCTGTAATTGTAGGTGCTATCGTAGCAACAGGGCTATCGTTTTACACCAAAGATACAAAATTAGTGCAAGACATTGTGTTAGGTGTATGGGCTGGTTTTGCTTCAACAGGATTGAATGAAACGGCCACTAAATCTATCACATCAATTATTGATGGCTTTGCAAATGGTTTTGGTAAGGCAGAAGATAAGAAAACTGAATAA
- a CDS encoding DNA-directed RNA polymerase subunit epsilon, translated as MIYKIYYQEHPERNPKRETTISMYVEAESLPQAREIVEENTEYNVEFIEELSDKAVTYEKANPNFEVTTF; from the coding sequence ATGATTTATAAAATTTACTACCAAGAACACCCTGAGCGCAATCCAAAGCGTGAAACAACAATTTCAATGTACGTTGAGGCCGAAAGTTTGCCACAAGCACGTGAAATTGTTGAGGAAAACACAGAATACAATGTGGAGTTTATCGAAGAATTATCTGATAAGGCTGTGACTTATGAAAAAGCCAATCCCAACTTCGAAGTTACAACATTCTAA